GAAAACTGCAGTAGATAGAGTATTCTGAGTTAAATTCTGCACTCTTGGGCCTCCTACAGTCTGTTGTAAAAATGCTTATACTGTCAGTAGAAAAGGCTGGACTGAGTACATTATATTCTGAGTGGAATTAAAGGTGATAGATCTGGATGATTTAAGACAGATATCATTCAATTTGAGCAGGTTAGAACTTGCGTCAGAATTTAAGATTTAGCGAATCCAATCCAGCTTCCGAATCAAGAAATGATTAGTGAGGAGTAGGAGCATCGTTACGAATCAGATTAGCCGATTTACAATCATCCCAAAAGGCTGAAGGAATGGGATGTTCCACCAGTTGCCGATTTTCTAAAACCTGAACTGGTTGAAAAGCCCCAGGAATGATCGAAGCTACTAACGAATGTCCCAATGGAAATTGTAAGGCAGCCGCCTTGAGAGGAATTTGGTGGTCATTGCATAATCTTTCAATCGCCCTCACCTTCTGAAGCACTTCAGGAGTTGCATCCGCATATTTGTATTTTGCGCCCTCGATTGCTCCACTGGCAAGGATTCCAGAAGCATAGGGGGCTCCAACGACGACTCCTACACCCAGGTTCTCACACTTCGGGAAAATATTGTCTAAAACATCTTGATCCAGCAAGGTATAGGGCATTGCCACCAGAAAGAAATCCAGGGGACATTCTTCCAGAAATCTCGGCATCATGGATTCATCGTTTATACCAGCTCCAAAAGCCTTGATTTCTCCACTACGCTTTAGTTCATCTAGTGCCTTACAACCTGATTCCAACTCCTTAAAGTATTCATTCATGCGCTTTTCCGTGCGATGGTAACCAAGATCTAAATCATGAATCACGAGTACATCGATCTGGTTCAAACCAAAACGCAGCAGACTATCCTCGTAGGAGCGCAAAATTCCATCATAGGTATAATCAAACTTAAGGGTAAAGGGCAGTCCACCGGCCCAGGGTGAACCGTTGAAGTCTTTGGCCTGACCTCGATAGCGCGAATACACTCTCCCGACTTTGGTGGAACACAGGAATTCCTTTGGATCTTGCTGGCGCAGCAATCCACCAATCCGATGTTCACTCAACCCATGTCCATACCAGGGAGCAGTATCGTAGTAGCGAATGCCTGCAGACCATGCACTTTCCAAAGTTTGGCGTGATTGTGTTTCTGAGACACGCCCAAACAATTCACCGAGGGGGGCTCCGCCAAAACCAAGCACTGGGAGCTTGAGTGCAGTCTGTCCAACTTTCCTCAGTGGTAAATTCTTCATTTGAGAATACAGTATGAAGTTGATGTGAGAATAGGAAGGCAAGCCTTTAGCTGGCTTAGCAAACTGGAAAAAAACTTCTAAAAATTAAAGAATTCAATACGTGAGAGTATGATAAAACATAATTTAATAAGGTGAGAGCCAGCTTTCTTCAATACCTAACCCAAATCCTGGTCGATCATCTAATTCCATCCAGCCATCTTTTGGGATCTTTTGTCGGGGAACTTCTATGGTTTCCTCTAATGGAATTCCTGGAGCACCTCTCACAAAGTATTCTAACCAAGGAACGCAGGACACTGCGTGTGAGAAGTGCTGACCATAAGGGTTGCGTCCTCCGGCATGCAGCATAACTTTTTTACCAGCAGATTCAGCAATAGCAGCAATCTTTAAACAAGTTGTCAGTCCCCCAACCCAATTAATATCAGGCTGAAGAATATCCACTACATCATTGGAAACCGCCCATTGAAATGGGAAATGAGTATACCAGTGTTCCCCTGTCGTCAAGGTTTGCCAGGGAAGCTCTTTCCGCAGAGAAACGTGACCTAGAAAAT
This region of SAR324 cluster bacterium genomic DNA includes:
- a CDS encoding enolase C-terminal domain-like protein; this encodes FLGHVSLRKELPWQTLTTGEHWYTHFPFQWAVSNDVVDILQPDINWVGGLTTCLKIAAIAESAGKKVMLHAGGRNPYGQHFSHAVSCVPWLEYFVRGAPGIPLEETIEVPRQKIPKDGWMELDDRPGFGLGIEESWLSPY
- a CDS encoding aldo/keto reductase yields the protein MKNLPLRKVGQTALKLPVLGFGGAPLGELFGRVSETQSRQTLESAWSAGIRYYDTAPWYGHGLSEHRIGGLLRQQDPKEFLCSTKVGRVYSRYRGQAKDFNGSPWAGGLPFTLKFDYTYDGILRSYEDSLLRFGLNQIDVLVIHDLDLGYHRTEKRMNEYFKELESGCKALDELKRSGEIKAFGAGINDESMMPRFLEECPLDFFLVAMPYTLLDQDVLDNIFPKCENLGVGVVVGAPYASGILASGAIEGAKYKYADATPEVLQKVRAIERLCNDHQIPLKAAALQFPLGHSLVASIIPGAFQPVQVLENRQLVEHPIPSAFWDDCKSANLIRNDAPTPH